A window of Streptomyces sp. NBC_01689 genomic DNA:
GCCGGGGTCTTCGGTGCCGCCGAGCTCAGCCGCGCCGCCGACCTGGTCAACGAGGGACTGACGGAGATGCGCGGCGCCACCTCGCCGCGGCTCCAGCTCGAACTCATCTGCGCGCGCGTGCTCCTGCCCGCCGCCTACGGGGACGAGCGGGCCCTCATGGCCCGGCTGGACCGCATCGAGCGCGGGGTGAACTTCTCCGCCGGTGGTGGCACCCCCGCCATGGGATACGTGCCCGGTCCCGAGGTGCACGGGATGGCCGCCGCACCCGCACCCGCACCCGCTCCGGCTCCCGGTTGCCCCGGAGTCCCGCCGGGCGGCGGCCCTGCGGCGGCCCGGGCCGCCGTACGGGCGCAGGGCCCCGGCGGCGCAGGGCAGGCGCCCGGGGGGTACGACACGGCCGGTGCCGGTGCTCCCGTGCAGGGTGCCGGGTCTCCGGTGCAGGGTGCGGGGGCTCCGGCCCCGGCCGCACCCGCCGCCGCGCCCCAGGCTCCCGCGCCCCAGGCTCCCGCGCCCCAGGCTCCCGTTCCTGCGGGTCCCGTTCCCACCGGCCCCGCTCCGGAGGCCGAGCCCGTCCGCGCTCCGGCTGCCGCCGCGGCCGCGCCCCCGTCGGGAGCCGCGCCCGGCGCGTGGCCCACCGCGACGGCCGCCGGCAGCGGCAGGCGGCCCGGCGGGTGGCCGACGGCGGCCCCCGCGGGCGGCGGACAGCCGCCGTCCGCGCCCGCCGCACCGCCGACGGCTGCGGCTCCCGCACCCCCCGGCACCCCGGCGGCACCCGCGGCCGCGCCGACGCAGGTGCCCGCGGCGGGCGGCCCCGACCCCCGCGCCCTGTGGCCGAACATCCTGGAGGCGGTCAAGAACCGCCGCCGCTTCACCTGGATCCTGCTCAGCCAGAACGCCCAGGTGACCGGCTACGACGGCACGACGCTGCAGATCGGCTTCGTGAACGCGGGCGCGCGGGACAACTTCGCCGGCAGCGGCAGCGAGGACGTGCTGAAGCAGGCGCTCGCCGAGCAGTTCAACATCCATTGGAAGATCGAGGCGATCGTCGACGCCTCCGGCGGCTCGGCGCCCCCGCCGATGACGGCACCCGGCGGCGGATACGGCGGTGGGGGTGGCGGCGGCGGTTACGGCGGTGGAGGTGGCGGCTACGGCGGCGCACCCGCCGCACCGCGCCCCTCGGCCCCGCAGCCGCAGGCCCCGGCCTCGCGCCCCGCCGCGCCGCAGGGACCGCAGGCGGGCCAGGCACCGGCCGCGCCCGCGTCCAGACCCAGCGGGCCTCCGGCCCCCGAGCCGCCCCCGGTCGCCCCCGAGGACGACATCCCGGAGGACGACGATCCCGACCTCGACGAGTCCGCCCTCTCGGGCCACGACCTGATCGTCCGCGAACTGGGCGCGACGGTGGTCGAGGAATTCTCGAACGAGTAGCCGGGTCGGTCGGGCCGGGGGGCCGCCCGGGTCTGCTCCGCAGAGGTTTGGTACCGGCTCCCGGACCGTTTGGACGATCCCACCAACTCCGCAGGCCCCCCGCTTCGGAAGCCCCCACTAACCCGCTCGGCCGCGACGGCTAGGCTGGCCCCGTGAAGGTCCTTGTCATCGGCGGCGGCGCCCGCGAACACGCCCTGTGCCGTTCCCTGTCCCTCGATCCCGCCGTCACCGCCCTGCACTGCGCCCCCGGGAACGCAGGCATCGCGGAGGTGGCCGAGCTGCGCGCGGTCGACGCCCTCGACGGCGCCGCGGTGGCCGCGCTGGCCACCGAACTCGGTGCCGAGCTGGTCGTCGTGGGCCCGGAGGCACCGCTCGTCGCCGGGGTCGCCGACGCCGTGCGCGCCGCGGGCATCCCCTGCTTCGGCCCCTCGGAGGAGGCCGCGCAACTGGAGGGCTCCAAGGCCTTCGCCAAGGACGTGATGGCACGGGCCGGGGTACCGACCGCCCGTTCGTACGTCTGCACGACCCCCGGCGAGGTCGACGAGGCGCTGGACGCCTTCGGTGCCCCGTACGTGGTGAAGGACGACGGGCTCGCGGCCGGCAAGGGCGTCGTGGTCACCGACGACCTCACGAAGGCCCGGGAGCACGCCAACGCCTGCGAACGCGTCGTCATCGAGGAGTTCCTCGACGGCCCCGAGG
This region includes:
- a CDS encoding DNA polymerase III subunit gamma and tau, producing the protein MSSLALYRRYRPESFAEVIGQEHVTDPLQQALRNNRVNHAYLFSGPRGCGKTTSARILARCLNCEKGPTPTPCGECQSCQDLARGGPGSIDVIEIDAASHGGVDDARDLREKAFFGPASSRYKIYIIDEAHMVTSAGFNALLKVVEEPPEHLKFIFATTEPEKVIGTIRSRTHHYPFRLVPPGTLREYLGEVCGREGIPVEDGVLPLVVRAGAGSVRDSMSVMDQLLAGAADAGVTYAMATSLLGYTDGSLLDSVVEAFASGDGAAAFEVVDRVIEGGNDPRRFVADLLERLRDLVILAAVPDAAEKGLIDAPSDVVERMQAQAGVFGAAELSRAADLVNEGLTEMRGATSPRLQLELICARVLLPAAYGDERALMARLDRIERGVNFSAGGGTPAMGYVPGPEVHGMAAAPAPAPAPAPGCPGVPPGGGPAAARAAVRAQGPGGAGQAPGGYDTAGAGAPVQGAGSPVQGAGAPAPAAPAAAPQAPAPQAPAPQAPVPAGPVPTGPAPEAEPVRAPAAAAAAPPSGAAPGAWPTATAAGSGRRPGGWPTAAPAGGGQPPSAPAAPPTAAAPAPPGTPAAPAAAPTQVPAAGGPDPRALWPNILEAVKNRRRFTWILLSQNAQVTGYDGTTLQIGFVNAGARDNFAGSGSEDVLKQALAEQFNIHWKIEAIVDASGGSAPPPMTAPGGGYGGGGGGGGYGGGGGGYGGAPAAPRPSAPQPQAPASRPAAPQGPQAGQAPAAPASRPSGPPAPEPPPVAPEDDIPEDDDPDLDESALSGHDLIVRELGATVVEEFSNE